A single Eubalaena glacialis isolate mEubGla1 chromosome 18, mEubGla1.1.hap2.+ XY, whole genome shotgun sequence DNA region contains:
- the DEF8 gene encoding differentially expressed in FDCP 8 homolog isoform X2, whose translation MEHDEKLARFRQVHLNPFNKQLGPWQHEQGAGKEALEVASEEALPELPPGEPEFRCPERVMDLGLSEDHFARPVGLFLASDIQQLRQAIQECKQVILELPEHSEKQKDAVVRLIHLRLKLQELKDPNEDEPNIRVLLEHRFYKEKSKSVKQTCDKCHTVIWGLIQTWYTCTGCYYRCHSKCLNLISKPCVRSKVSHQAEYELNICPEAGLDSQDYRCAECRAPISLRGVPSEARQCDYTGQYYCSHCHWNDLAVIPARVVHNWDFEPRKVSRGSMRYLALMVSRPVLRLREINPLLFNYVEELVEIRKLRQDILLMKPYFITCREAMAARLLLQDLLDAHTGRLGCSLAETHTLFAKHIKLDCERCQAKGFVCELCREGDVLFPFDSHTSVCADCSAVFHRDCYYDNSTTCPRCARLTLRKQSLFQEPGPDVDA comes from the exons ATGGAACATGACGAGAAGCTCGCCCGGTTCCGGCAGGTCCACCTCAATCCTTTCAACAAGCAGCTCGGGCCCTGGCAGCATGAGCAGGGGGCTGGCAAGGAGGCCCTGGAGGTCGCTTCTGAAG AGGCCCTGCCCGAGCTGCCCCCGGGAGAGCCAGAGTTTCGCTGTCCTGAGCGCGTGATGGATCTAGGCCTGTCTGAGGACCACTTCGCCCGCCCTGTG GGCCTGTTCCTGGCCTCTGACATCCAGCAGCTGCGGCAGGCCATCCAGGAGTGCAAACAGGTGATCCTGGAGCTGCCGGAGCACTCGGAGAAGCAGAAGGACGCCGTGGTGAGGCTCATCCACCTCCGGCTGAAGCTCCAGGAGCTGAAG gACCCCAATGAGGATGAGCCCAACATCCGAGTCCTTCTTGAGCACCGCTTCTACAAGGAGAAGAGCAAGAGTGTGAAGCAAACCTGTGACAAGTGTCACACTGTCATCTGGGGGCTCATTCAGACCTGGTACACCTGCACAG GGTGTTATTACCGCTGTCACAGCAAGTGTTTGAACCTCATCTCCAAGCCCTGCGTGCGGTCCAAAGTCAGCCACCAGGCCGAGTATGAGCTGAACATCTGCCCCGAGGCAGGGCTGGACAGCCAGGACTACCGCTGTGCTGAGTGCCGGGCACCCATCTCTCTGC GGGGTGTGCCCAGCGAGGCCCGGCAGTGCGACTACACCGGCCAGTACTACTGCAGCCACTGCCACTGGAACGACCTGGCTGTCATCCCAGCGCGTGTGGTGCACAACTGGGACTTCGAGCCGCGCAAG GTGTCCCGCGGCAGCATGCGCTACCTGGCGCTGATGGTGTCGAGGCCCGTGCTCCGGCTCCGGGAGATCAACCCTCTGCTGTTCAACTACGTGGAGGAGCTGGTGGAGATCCgg AAGCTGCGCCAGGATATCTTGCTCATGAAGCCGTATTTCATCACCTGCAGGGAGGCCATGGCAGCACGCCTGCTCCTGCAG GACCTGCTGGACGCACACACGGGCCGCCTGGGCTGCTCGCTGGCGGAGACCCACACGCTGTTTGCCAAGCACATCAAGCTGGACTGCGAG CGGTGCCAGGCCAAGGGCTTTGTGTGTGAGCTCTGCAGAGAGGGTGACGTGCTCTTCCCCTTCGACAGCCACACGTCAGTGTGCGCCGACTGCTCCGCCGTCTTCCACAG ggactgCTACTACGACAATTCCACCACGTGCCCTAGGTGTGCCCGCCTCACCTTGCGGAAGCAGTCACTCTTCCAGGAGCCTGGTCCAGACGTGGATGCCTAG
- the LOC133078872 gene encoding tigger transposable element-derived protein 1-like: protein METMERLLRVWLEDHSQRNVPLSVTVIQEKAKSLFDDLQREQGESSQTAKFSASKGWFVRFKERHCLPHFKMNSTAPGKEDVYPEILKSIIQEGEYTPQQVFNVDETGLYWKRMPERTFISVEEKAEPGFKSSKDRLMLLLGGNAAGDFKLKPLLVYHSENPKALEGYSKPNLPVIWRSNKKAWATRSIFHEWFTYFFCPAIEKYCAQNNLTNKALLILDNAPCHPVNLSDLSDNVRVEYLHDNTADSIQPMGQGVASTFKAHYLRRTFEHILEATDGDDTAEIREFWRKYSIMDAVDNIAIAWEELRPATMNGVWKKIWPECVQFQSVSQTDNIAQLQQNIVTLAKSVALGEVGEADVDQLLLSHEEGLSNEELVRLEQEPAGEEEEAGEEAAPALRQLTTRELSAAFSHFEAGLQVLTSNSPDDAWNLKVSRAINDAISCYRDLYSEKERRSKQLS, encoded by the coding sequence ATGGAGACCATGGAGCGGTTGTTGCGTGTGTGGCTTGAAGACCACAGCCAGCGAAACGTGCCCCTGAGCGTCACCGTTATTCAGGAGAAGGCTAAGAGTTTGTTTGATGACTTACAGCGTGAACAAGGGGAAAGCTCTCAAACAGCAAAGTTTAGTGCAAGTAAAGGGTGGTTTGTGAGATTCAAGGAACGCCACTGTTTGCCCCACTTCAAGATGAACAGCACGGCTCCTGGCAAGGAGGATGTATATCCAGAAATCCTGAAAAGCATCATCCAAGAAGGTGAGTACACCCCCCAGCAAGTTTTTAATGTAGATGAGACAGGGCTTTATTGGAAAAGAATGCCTGAAAGAACGTTTATTTCGGTAGAAGAGAAAGCTGAGCCCGGGTTTAAATCATCCAAAGATCGCTTGATGCTGCTTCTTGGCGGCAATGCAGCTGgggactttaagttgaagccctTATTGGTGTACCACTCAGAAAACCCCAAGGCTCTGGAGGGGTACTCCAAGCCCAATTTGCCTGTGATTTGGCGCTCAAATAAAAAGGCCTGGGCAACCAGGAGCATCTTTCACGAGTGGTTCACATACTTTTTTTGCCCTGCCATTGAAAAATACTGTGCCCAAAATAATCTCACCAACAAAGCACTGCTCATCTTAGACAACGCACCATGCCACCCAGTAAATTTGAGCGATCTGTCTGATAATGTAAGAGTGGAATATCTTCATGACAATACAGCTGACTCGATCCAGCCCATGGGTCAAGGTGTGGCCTCTACCTTCAAAGCTCATTACCTGAGAAGGACTTTTGAGCACATCCTAGAAGCAACAGATGGGGACGATACAGCTGAGATCAGGGAGTTTTGGAGAAAGTACAGCATCATGGATGCTGTGGACAACATTGCAATAGCTTGGGAGGAGCTCAGGCCAGCAACAATGAACGGTGTGTGGAAGAAGATATGGCCCGAGTGTGTTCAGTTCCAGAGTGTTTCCCAAACAGACAACATTGCCCAGCTTCAACAAAATATTGTGACCCTTGCCAAGAGTGTGGCGCTCGGAGAGGTGGGAGAAGCTGACGTGGACCAGCTGCTGCTGTCCCACGAGGAGGGTCTCTCAAATGAGGAGCTGGTGCGGCTGGAGCAGGAACcggcaggagaggaggaggaggcgggtgAAGAGGCTGCACCTGCCCTGCGCCAACTAACCACACGGGAGCTGTCAGCAGCCTTCTCGCATTTCGAGGCCGGCTTGCAGGTCCTTACCAGTAACAGCCCTGATGATGCGTGGAACCTGAAAGTTTCGAGAGCGATCAACGATGCAATAAGCTGCTACAGGGACCTGTACAGTGAGAAGGAGCGGCGCTCAAAGCAGCTCTCCTAG
- the DEF8 gene encoding differentially expressed in FDCP 8 homolog isoform X1: MEHDEKLARFRQVHLNPFNKQLGPWQHEQGAGKEALEVASEEALPELPPGEPEFRCPERVMDLGLSEDHFARPVGLFLASDIQQLRQAIQECKQVILELPEHSEKQKDAVVRLIHLRLKLQELKDPNEDEPNIRVLLEHRFYKEKSKSVKQTCDKCHTVIWGLIQTWYTCTGCYYRCHSKCLNLISKPCVRSKVSHQAEYELNICPEAGLDSQDYRCAECRAPISLRGVPSEARQCDYTGQYYCSHCHWNDLAVIPARVVHNWDFEPRKVSRGSMRYLALMVSRPVLRLREINPLLFNYVEELVEIRKLRQDILLMKPYFITCREAMAARLLLQLQDRQHFVENDEMYSVQDLLDAHTGRLGCSLAETHTLFAKHIKLDCERCQAKGFVCELCREGDVLFPFDSHTSVCADCSAVFHRDCYYDNSTTCPRCARLTLRKQSLFQEPGPDVDA, encoded by the exons ATGGAACATGACGAGAAGCTCGCCCGGTTCCGGCAGGTCCACCTCAATCCTTTCAACAAGCAGCTCGGGCCCTGGCAGCATGAGCAGGGGGCTGGCAAGGAGGCCCTGGAGGTCGCTTCTGAAG AGGCCCTGCCCGAGCTGCCCCCGGGAGAGCCAGAGTTTCGCTGTCCTGAGCGCGTGATGGATCTAGGCCTGTCTGAGGACCACTTCGCCCGCCCTGTG GGCCTGTTCCTGGCCTCTGACATCCAGCAGCTGCGGCAGGCCATCCAGGAGTGCAAACAGGTGATCCTGGAGCTGCCGGAGCACTCGGAGAAGCAGAAGGACGCCGTGGTGAGGCTCATCCACCTCCGGCTGAAGCTCCAGGAGCTGAAG gACCCCAATGAGGATGAGCCCAACATCCGAGTCCTTCTTGAGCACCGCTTCTACAAGGAGAAGAGCAAGAGTGTGAAGCAAACCTGTGACAAGTGTCACACTGTCATCTGGGGGCTCATTCAGACCTGGTACACCTGCACAG GGTGTTATTACCGCTGTCACAGCAAGTGTTTGAACCTCATCTCCAAGCCCTGCGTGCGGTCCAAAGTCAGCCACCAGGCCGAGTATGAGCTGAACATCTGCCCCGAGGCAGGGCTGGACAGCCAGGACTACCGCTGTGCTGAGTGCCGGGCACCCATCTCTCTGC GGGGTGTGCCCAGCGAGGCCCGGCAGTGCGACTACACCGGCCAGTACTACTGCAGCCACTGCCACTGGAACGACCTGGCTGTCATCCCAGCGCGTGTGGTGCACAACTGGGACTTCGAGCCGCGCAAG GTGTCCCGCGGCAGCATGCGCTACCTGGCGCTGATGGTGTCGAGGCCCGTGCTCCGGCTCCGGGAGATCAACCCTCTGCTGTTCAACTACGTGGAGGAGCTGGTGGAGATCCgg AAGCTGCGCCAGGATATCTTGCTCATGAAGCCGTATTTCATCACCTGCAGGGAGGCCATGGCAGCACGCCTGCTCCTGCAG CTCCAGGACCGGCAGCACTTTGTGGAGAACGACGAGATGTACTCCGTGCAGGACCTGCTGGACGCACACACGGGCCGCCTGGGCTGCTCGCTGGCGGAGACCCACACGCTGTTTGCCAAGCACATCAAGCTGGACTGCGAG CGGTGCCAGGCCAAGGGCTTTGTGTGTGAGCTCTGCAGAGAGGGTGACGTGCTCTTCCCCTTCGACAGCCACACGTCAGTGTGCGCCGACTGCTCCGCCGTCTTCCACAG ggactgCTACTACGACAATTCCACCACGTGCCCTAGGTGTGCCCGCCTCACCTTGCGGAAGCAGTCACTCTTCCAGGAGCCTGGTCCAGACGTGGATGCCTAG